From Xanthomonas sp. 10-10:
TGTTCAAGTTCACGATGGCGTTCCTGGTCGGCGTTGGCCCCATCTTCATCCTGGCACTGATGTTTGATGCAACCAAGGATCTCTTCAAGAAGTGGCTGTTCTATGTGATCGGCACCTTATTCTCGATGTCGATGCTCTCGGTGGTATCGGCCATCGTGCTCAAGCTCGCCACCAAGGTCGCCATCGCGCTCTGGGTTGCCAAAGGCATCACCGGGCTGATGGGTAACAATACGGAAGGCCTGAGCTCGCAAGCCTTGCAGCAAGGCGGTATCGGGATGTTACTGACTGTAGTGATCATCACGATGCCAACCGTTGCGGCAGCGCTGTGGCAAGGAAGCATGAGCAGCTTCATGCACTTCTCAGCATTTGGCGGAGGTGGAGCTTCGTCACCTGGTCCACAAGGGCAGCCCGCAGGGTCTTATACGCCTGCTCGACGCGATGATGACGCGCGATCCACGCCCGAGGCAAGACCTGCAAATATTAATGCTGGTCGGGCTTCAGGTCTTCCGTCGGACAACCAGCCACCCCAGATTTCTGGTACGCGCGGACTGGCAAACGACGGAAATCGAATAGCTTAGGTTTTGAGCCATTGGAGAGTCGTAGTGCATAAGATAATATTGATCTTATTTTTATTAAATTTTATCGACATAGCAACCGCTGAAGAGGG
This genomic window contains:
- a CDS encoding type IV secretion system protein, encoding MDSVFQGALSWLKPMADVGIGDYVFFKLINDYLNKEIDTFGMELIGRAMTWVSVIAMILVTLWVMVVGYRLATGQSRNSAMETMGKAAKIVFILSIATAVGSNGAMLHKTMTQNLDKEIHELFTGESGTSAADAIDENLGYTQLAMAAVDVVNIDSDDPEALQKKSNAMLLAGFGTASPAMAAGAMLLLFKFTMAFLVGVGPIFILALMFDATKDLFKKWLFYVIGTLFSMSMLSVVSAIVLKLATKVAIALWVAKGITGLMGNNTEGLSSQALQQGGIGMLLTVVIITMPTVAAALWQGSMSSFMHFSAFGGGGASSPGPQGQPAGSYTPARRDDDARSTPEARPANINAGRASGLPSDNQPPQISGTRGLANDGNRIA